From Malus sylvestris chromosome 1, drMalSylv7.2, whole genome shotgun sequence:
atggggcctgcaggttatcggacaattcactagtgtttattacttatacaagttatgaatttgagatattgcacggcatgctaggtttcggaaaatctattttgatcatgatatatatgttttcataaacctgggggttagtatgttgataactgttttattatatttatatcaaattggtccactcatgtttgttttgcgcccccttcaggacctaCGAACGAGGATTACGATATAAGCTACGAGGCCTTTCCCTACCAGTGATCCAGTGCTATACTTCTTCTGCTTCGACATCTTTTGTAATATAGCACATCTCTATCTTAAATTCTGTTTGTACTCTGTAATAGACGTATGCTCTGACATTATGCGTTGATCCTAATGTTGTTAATTAGAAGTTGATTTGGTAGTATTATTGTGGCTAGTCTTGCTGCCTGTTTTAGCTTATTTATGAGTTTTTACTtaaattaatggctttcgtcaccctttgggtgtcggccagcacgtgatcATCCCGATGTCACGaggacatcgggatcggggcgtgtcacatGTCATCGTCAAGAAGAATGTTGCTTGGCTTCAAGTCACAGTGAATGACTGGTTGTTCACAACGGTCATGGAGATACTACAATGCAGAATCCACATCAACTGCAATTTTCAATCTTTGGTGAAGGCTCAAACTCCGTGATTGGTTTTCTCTGTGCAGCCACTGCTCTAAACTTCCATTTGACATGTATTCGAAAACCAGAGCTTTGAATTTATTGCCATTGTAATCCGTGCTGGAGCAACATGTTAAGATCATTCCTGTGCCGGATATTTCTTAGTGCATTGCATTCCGACATGAAACTCTTGGAAGCTCCTTTTTGTTGAAGGTTGAGGATCTTTATAGCAACtacattttcttcattttcaagaATCGCTTTATATACAGAGCCAAAACTTCCTGATCCAATTAAAGCGTTTGGAATGAATCCGCTGGTAGCTCGATGAAGCGTTTCATACGAAACCTGTGAAAGGAAGTTGATTGATGAGACTGCAGATGGTGGTTTCTTTTCCTGTTTTCTCCTCCAGTAAAGTGCAAGCAAGAACGAAAGCAGGATGGGACATCCCACCACTAAAGCAATTATAAGTTTTTGTTTGCAACCGAGGATCTTTCTAGGTTCTGATCCTTTGATGGGGCATGCTGGTAGCTGAAATTTCGATACTCTACCTCAAAGCTTTGCATTTCCAACCAATGATATTATGCTCGTGTTTTGAAAGGCGCCTTCTTTTGGTACCTCACCCTCCAGATCATTGAAACACAGGTTCATGTACAGCAAGAAAGGAAGTCTCTGTAGATCTTTTGGAATCTGTCCTGATAAGTTGTTTAGCGAAAGATCTAAATGCTGAAGACCACTCAAAGAAGCCAAAGAAGAAGGTATGATTCCTTGAAAGAGATTTCCTTGCAAGTAAAGAAACTCAAGGCTCAGACAGTCTCCAATACTTTTTGGAATTTCTCCAGTTAGATTGTTTCCAGAGACGTTGAGCGCATTGACATTCTTTAGCTTACTCACCCCAACAGGCAGACTCCCAGTCAGTGAATTATGTGATAAATTGAGTAGGACAGATAACGAGGAAAGACCAATAACCTGTGGTGGTATATCTCCACTCAGACTATTGTCTGAGATGTCCATATACTGCAAATTTTTGCAGTTTCCGATGCTCAGGGGAATGCTTccttctaatttattttctgATAAGTAGAGTTGAAACATTTGAGTGAGGTTTCCTATGGAAGAAGGGATCTGTCCTGATAATCTATTTCCATCTAAAGCCAGTATTTGCAGCTGTTGGAACTTCCCAAAAAAAGTAGGAATGATGCCGGTGAACAGGTTAGCCTGCATGCCTAAGACTATCAAATTGTTGAGGTTTTCTAATGCTGCAGGAATATTTCCAGATATTTGATTGACTCCGAGGTAGAGTTTAGTGAGTTGGGTTGAAAGATTGGCTACAGAGTTGGGTAAAACACCTCCAAAGTTGTTCAAACTCATATCAAGTATTTCCAGGTTGCTGCAATTTGTCAAGGATGTTATAAAATACAGGTCATTAGCTGAATAACTTCCTACGTTATTGTTGCTCAGACAGAGCCAGCGGAGATCTGGAAGATCTCCGAAACTTGCTGGAACTTGCCCTACAAAATTGTTTTCTGCGATGTCAAGTATTTGAAGCTGAGAAGCATTGGAAAATGAAGCTGGGATTGTCCCTGAGAATTCGTTTCCACCAATGGCAATTTGTTGGAGATTAGGCATTTTGAGGCCAATGTCAGGTGGAATAATGCCCTCAAATTCATTATCCGTAAGTGATAAGGTATTCATAGATGAGATGTTAAAAAGGGAGGAAGGGATCATACCGGAGAGATTATTTGGTCTGATTGCGAAAAAAGATAAGCTTTTCAGTTGGGCTATTTCCTCCGGAACATTCCCCACCAGGTTGTATATGCCAAGGAAAGTTGTGTGATTGATGAAAGATTTCCCAAGGAAGGTGGGATGCCTCCTGTCAGATTGTTTGTGCCGAGATTAAGTGTCAAAAGCTTCTTTAACGAGCCAAGCTCCTACAGTATGTTGCCTGTGAGACGGTTTGATGTCAAACTTATGATGCTCAATTCAGAGCAGTAAGTCAAGTTGACTGGAATTTCCCCCTCCAAAATGTTGTCACTAAGATTGAGATGCTGCAGTCGGAACAGATGACCTAAGAAATGAGAGGTTGCCAATATGAGGTGATATAGTTCCTCGCAAATCAGACCCTTGTAGGTTCAAGGCTGCGACTCTCTGATGCCTTCTGCTGCAAGTAACTCCATACCAGTTGCAGAAATGAAAGGAGTCATTGCATGAGTTCAAGAACCCAAGTGGATCAGCGGATATGGATTCTTTAAATTTGAGCAAAGCCAATCGATCAGTTTCATTCCCAAATGGATCTGCAGAAGAAAGATTCATAACAAAGAGAAGGGTCGTCACAAAAAGGTATATAGACCGAACTGAGCATAAGCTCGGAACATGAAAACCCATTACTCAGTAAGCAGAAGCAGGAATTCTGGTGATAAAATTATGTTGACTATCAGTTTGAAGGACGATGAGTAGACTTTCTTAAACATCACGGGAAAGGCGCTCTGCTTGCCGGATTAGTTGACTTCTTAACACCTTGACAATTAGTTAACCTCTCAACACCATGATCAGaggcaaaaaaataaattatgcaGCAAACTTCCAAGAATAAGATGATAAATTAtgcttttgtttatttatttgtgttcaaACTTCAAGTTTCCATGCAGCTTTCATTGAAACTGTTCTTACCGTTGACAATTGACACACAGAACAAATAGATGACATGTTCTGTTGCTGTTGTggtcaaagaaaagaaaaggacaaACTGATGATGCATGTTTGAAAGAAACAAtctgaaaggaaaaaaaatgcagtTTAGTTCAATTTCAGTTGAAAATTGTTCTTGTTTATTCTAATTTTCGATACAATATTCTTCGTTTCTGCGAATTCTGGAAATATAACTAATTACTCGAACAAAAGCAGATGTTTTACGGGCTGATTAGGCCGTGATCATATGATATATAGGAATTGAGGTTCCTGTTAGTACATCTCTAACTAGGCATAATCCTTCTACAACACGTCCAATATCCATCCGCTCTCTCGGCAAATCTGCGGAACAAGCAACTCCTATCTTGGCCATGATAACCAAGCACTTGCTAATTCTTTGCCTCTGATCATCTTGGACATGGTTCCTATTGTTTGTGGTATTACTACAGATGCTGCTTGTTTTAACTTGAAGAAGCACCGGATCACATATTTCTTCTACGCGTTCAGGCAATGCCATCTGAACAAAGTTGTGGAGGGTCAGACCATCTTTGAACATTTCATCCGTCGGTCTCTTTCGAGTAAGCATCTCCAACAGCAGGATTCCGTAGCTATACACATCTCCATATGCTGAAACCTCATTTCCCATGCCATACTCTGTAATTAAACATACGAACCATAAAGTTAATACCTTAAACAAAATGAAGTAATTTTCTTGTACATTTCAGAAAGAGGTTGAAGAAACGTTCGTACTTACCTGGGGCAATATAGCCTATGGAGCCATTTATGACATTGGCAGTGCTTCTGTGTGAAGGAAGTGAACACGAAGCATCCTGGACGTACCTTGCTAAACCAAAATCTGCAACACGGGCAGTCATGTCGCCTTCCAAGAGAACGTTGCTGGGTTTCAAATCACAATGAACTATTGGTATGTGGCATTGGTTGTGCAAATAATTCAGAGCATTAGCCACGTCGATGGCAATGTTTACCCTCTGAATAAGGTTCAAATGCCCATGCACAATGGGTGCCCCAGGTGGTCTATGAGCTGAAAAATGCAGCCACTCTTCTAGATTTCCATTCGTCATGAATTCATAAACCAAAGCTTTGAAATCGTTTCCTTGAAAGTCAATACTTAAACACACGGTCAGTAATTTGATAAGATTTCGGTGCCTAATGTTTTTCAAGGCTTCACATTCAGCTATGAAACCTTCTCTTGAACAATGAGCATTGAGTACTTTCACTGCAACAATTCTTTCTTCCTGATTGATAATTCCCCTGTACACAGACCCGAAGCTACCAGCACCAATCAAATTCCGAGAAGAGAACCCATTAGTTGCTTCGAGGAGATCTCCATATGAAACTTTTAAGAGTGAGACCTCCCATGAGGAACCTAAAGTTAACTTCAATCTTGCTTTTCTTGATAGATAAAGAAGCATAAAGCTCAATGTTTTTTCGGGTGGAGAAAGAATGACGCACCACAACAGTAAGATAAGTCCAATACAGCCCCCACAAGCAAATGAGATAAGAAATTTCCGCCATGGAAATATTTTGGAGTTGCATTTGGGCAATTGTAACTGAGGTATACCTCCACAAAGCCGCGTGTTTCCCTTGATATGAAGCACAGTTGTATTATTGAAAACTCCTTCCATTGGTATTGCACCTTGAAAATCATTATATGATAGGTCCAAATTCAGCAAGAAAGGTAAGCTCCCCAAATAGTTGGGAATGCTGCCAACAAACTTGTTACGAGAGAGGTCGATATCTTCGATCCCTCTTAGAGAACTTAAGGATCCAGGAATTGTTCCCAGCAACGAGTTTCCTCTCAGAGACAAACTCGTCAAACTTATGCAACGCCCTAAGGTTTCAGGAATGCCACCAGATAATTGGTTCTCAGAAAGATCCAAGGAAGCAAGCTTCACCAAAAGACCTACTTCGAAAGGAATGGAATCAGTAAGTTTGTTGCTGGATAGGTCCAACGCTAGTGAAAGGGATGATAAACTGATGACTTCATGTGGAATGGGACCACTAAGATAATTTTGGGAAAGAACCAAAGCTTGCAAATTCATGCATTCACCGAGACTTGGCGGTATGCTTCCTTCTAAGGTGTTTGACATGAGAAGTAATCTGCCTAACGAAGTTAGATTGCCTACAGAAGATGGGATAGTACCTGACAGCTCATTGTGATTCAACGACAGGTCATACAGTTTACTTAGTTTAGATATTGAGCTTGGTATAGGACCCCTCAACAGATTTCGCCCAATGCCTAGTACCCCCAAGTTGATGAGATTTCCGATATCAACAGGAATGCTTCCGCTTAAATAATTTCCTCCCAGTGTCATTACCTCGAGCCTTGTTGACAGGTTGCTGAGAGATTCAGGTAGCACTCCTCCAAAATTATTGTCACTGATATCCAAACGCTCTAAATTGGTGCAATTAACCAGAGAAGATAGAAAGTCCAAGTCACCTTCCTCATTATTTTCAAGCTTGTTAGCATCCATTTCTACCCGGAACAGATTGGACATCCTTGCCAGATTAGGCACTCTTCCAGTAAACATATTGGCTGAGATACCAAATAATGCAAGGTTGGATGCATTGGAGATTGAAACTGGTATTTGTCCACTGAATCggttgaaatgaaaataaaaggcTTCGAGGTTTGGAAATATAGTGTGGCCCAAGCCAGGGGGAAGAGTTCCATGAAGTAGGTTTTCAAGCACCGAGATGATTGTAATAGAAGAGAGGTTGTATATGGAGGGAGGGATGGTACCACTCAAATTATTGTAACCCAAAGAAAGATTTTTTAAGCTATTCAACTGGCCAAGGCTATTTGGAATACCTCCCTGCAGATCATTTTGCTGCAAAGATAGCAtctgaagagaagaaagatttcCCAAAGAAGGTGGGATTTCCCCACTTAAATTGTTCCTATCTAAGTTAAGTACCTGAAGGTTGGACAAGAAGCCAATTTCAATATGAATCTTGCCACCGAGAATGTTATCGCCTAAGTCAAGGTAGCGGAGCTTAGAGCAACGTGATATGTTGACCGGAATATCACCCCTGAAGGAATTGTTACCAAGGCGTAATTGTTGCAGCCGGAACAAACGACCAATTTCTGGAGGGATGGTGCtgttgaatctattgttttcgAGGTTTAATGTCCTGAGAAAGCTCAAGTTTCCAATGTTGGGAGATAGTTGACCTTCTAGCCGGCTTGATCGGAGGTCCAACACCGTGACTCTCTGGTGTCTGCGGCCGCAAGAAATGCCAGGCCATTCACAGAAGTGGAGGGATTCATTCCAGGAGGCGAGGATGGCCATGCGATCACTCACAATTTCAGCTTTAAAGGCAAGCAAGGACAGTCTATCCACTTCATCTCCTCCCAGAGTTGAGGAGGATGAAGTGACCATTAGGAGAAATAGTTGCATGAAAATTGACCAAACGCTAACAACAATACCTGGGAACCCCATTTAAGCTGCTAAATAAAGTTCCGGTGATGAAGCAGAAGCAGCGTTATACATGAAAGTAATTTGCAACGATTCCCTCACTTCTTCGgttgttatgattgtgttggataagAGCCGTCTCTGTCTGTGTAAGTGGCCCTCAGTGCTACAGACCAAAACAAGTCGACGCAGAGACTTCAAGTTTGATTGTGTTTGCATAAGACATCGCTTTCTTGCAATTCATTACAAATGTCAGAGTCGTAGAATGAACGCGGTTTTGCCAAATAAGTGTGATGACAGAATCCATACAACAACCATAGACACAAATGTTGTTGGTGGTGTAACGCTTAAAAGCTCATCAAAGTTATGTTAATCTATTAATTAAGAAAAAGATGGAGACGTGGTAGTGCGAAAGAGAACTTGAAAAGGGAAAGATAAAGTGGCCATCAAGTACAgtagaataaagaaaaaaaatttctcttttttttcaataaaaaaattatatgaaaatctACCACAACGAGCGGAAAATAGATACTTCGTGGAGTGAGATTCTCCAATATTTAGCACTCGttgagttccttccttttagattttttatattaataaattCATTATCGTAACTTTTAATTTCTAAACCTTCTGCACTCTATTAGCCATGACCGGGTTCATATAATTTCGCGTATGGCAAGTGTGTGAAGGACGAAAGGACCCGACATAATTTCGCTATcggttttaatacaaaaggacaaggaaaaaacaaatttttctttttttttaataaaaaaattatatgaaaatctACCGCAACGAGCGGAAAATAGATACTTCGTGGGGTGAGATTCTCCAATATTTAGCACTggttgagttccttccttctagattttttatattaataaattCATTATCGTaacttttaatttctaaatcttCTGCACTCTATTAGCCATGAACGGGTTCGTAGACCCGACATACGTTTGTGGCACCTCCTCCTCCGTCGCTATCGGTTTTTATGCGACAATTCCTGCGAGCAATGAGACTGCCAATGCTGACGTGTCCAATGGTTCACCAAGGAAAGCTTCTCTTGTTGACTGGGGTAATATGGACCATCAGGAAAGCTACGGAACAGCATTGCCAATGTTGACTGatgttttatttatctttttatttttattttaatgtattaattacatttaaatttaatttttattttattcatcataatatattttaatgtctacatataggcaattaattttttttaataatatatattccgATTACAATTTTGTTACAATTTTAtatgttcttcatttaggtacattaatacatttgaatattttggtatatcTATCGGTACAAACATATAGTTATATTGATTTAATATAATTCATTTCGGtcaatataatgcatttcattacgtacatttggtacacacatttaagtattgacttttaggtacattaatcaaatatattatatttcggtacatacatttaggtacatacattttggtattgatatttaggtacatacatttcagtacattaattcaatatattatatttcggtacatacatttaggtacgtACATTttagtacatacatttcggtattgacaATTAGGtagtacattttggtacatacattttggtattaacatttaggtacattaattcaatataatacatttcggtacatacatttaggttcattataatatatttcagtacaatcatgtaggtacaaatatttcggtacaaaaaagtcaattatatatatttcggcACAGTCATTTCTATACACTTATGTATTTATACatttttgtatcacaaatttcttttaatattttcttatttatgttcatttataattaaaaactaaatatgtgcatattaataaaaattaaaatttaatgtggagatattaaataaaaatacacattaaataacaaaaattgaatgtaaattttgataaaagtacactttaagggattaaattgaatatgtaatctagcattaggttttttttttaattttaatcttttgcaaggaCTACTGTTCAAAAACCCcataaaaattatatgaaaatctACAATCCGCCAAAATCTACAAACTAAATCCATTCAAatccatatgaattttgtaggaGTCTTTTAAATCCTCTTAAATCCTATCAAATTTATcacttttaaaatccttcaaaatctTAGTTTGACTACACCCTCTTAAAAAGGAGATTCCCCCAAAGTATATGGTGGTTACCTGTGTGTGGCTGAGGTTGGTAGAGATTTAAAGACTACCCAGATGGAAAAAGATTTGAAATCCTAAGGGGCGAtgttggattctttttagtCTTGGTTATATATAATTCTTGctctcaaatcccacaaaatctacaacttattgaaatcctccaaaatcttaatttttttaatacacttaGATTTGGATGGACTTTAAAGTCTCTAATAAAATCTCAATGGACTACAACCCTAAATTTAAATAGATtctaaaattctttaaaatcttttaattgactacatcCCCCAATTTGCAACGATTCCCGCACTTCTTCAGTTGTTATGATTGTATTGGATAAGAGCCGTCTCTGTCTGTGTAAGTGGCCCTCGATGCTGCAGACTAAAATAAATTGACGCAAAGACTTCAAGTTTGATTGTGTTGGAGAAGACATCGCTTTCTTGCAATTGATTAGAAATTTCGAATATCAGAGTCGTAGAATCAACGCGGCTTTGCCAAAAAAGCTTGAAGACAAAATGTATAGAGACCTGTACAATAGGACGTGTCTTAGAAAACTAGTCTCCAACTATCATCTGAAAGTGAGGATTATTACTATGAACATGTGGAGAGACAAATAAGGTGACTGCAACAACAGTTGGCAAGAGTTTCAGGTGCAAACATTGTAGGTTAATCTTTTGAAATCCTAAGAAATCCTAAAAAATTCATGAAAGAAGTCCATACAAATTCATACAAATTTATAATGAAAATCTGTACAAATTTAtcaaaatctattaaaatcatTTGAAATCTGTTACTTaaaaaagtcttttaaaatccttagaaatccaaaTTGATTACACCCCCtaaacacaccaaaaaaaaaaaaaaacaattgcaaAAAAGAAAAGTCATTTCACTCGTTATCATTAAGAAGATCAGCATGAAAAATAAAAGCACCGTCTTGGGATTCACTACTTGTTCCAGTTAGAACATCCCTTGTTAGACACAACTCAGTGACAACATTGCTTATGTCTTTTCGATCTCTCGGCATTGCTGCAGAACAAGCAACTCCTATTCTTGCAATGGAAGTCAAGCACTCCACAACCCTTTGTCTTTGATCATTTGGGACTTGATTCCCCCTATTACTTTTAAGATTAGTACTGCTGTTGCTTTCTCCCGATGACTAATactattccaagtcatgcatgaaacatacataattgtcccttcatgccactttgttataagcaaacatcatgcacaagttgtttactaattagtATTACTCTTATTCGGCTTGTATCATGACTGTTTTCTTTCCGTTATTCATACGcccaagacattgtaagaaataATGTTGATTGTTCAAAACAAATCAACAACTAGTTGCACAAGGTCATTGATACTCccaacttgacaaagaaaaaaaaaagtcgacttccaaactaaaataaaatgtatataaatatagaaaattgttattagcacttcaaaaatctcatttgacacTCCAAAcattctataattagaaagaaaaatacacttgtgcggggtgtagaatgagatttttgaagtgctaataacagttccctaaaTATATCTTAACAAATATTGTACGTGTCATTGACTTAGACTTTCACAAATAGACTTATAATTTATGGTATCTAATAAATATTCAGATTGAAAATATTCATCGATCTACAAAATTTTCTCATGGAGGTACCCTTTTTTTTGCCACAGATACCAATATAGAGGCTAAAAGACACTACGATattaaatttgttgatgcacaaaatcaacgaggactttggtacaacagaaagtgtcaggtttgtgaccttcgcttggttgcttcgatcactagtgaagataagtacgtaaatgaatagggacagggaagcaaacacaagatgtacatggtgcacccagatcggctacgtccacggagtagaggagttctcattaattgtgaagggtttacacaaatacataggttcaagctctcattttgtgagttctagtgaatagtttagtacaaaatgacattagagattattgtgggagaatgatccctgtttgtaccatacttgactaatcccgaaactactgagcaccggtcaacgttataccgtcaatgacccagaagagtttcccttcaaccagaaggccaatcacaatgcgacacgtgtcgacatcagaagccaatcacagcacgacacgtgtcaacatcagaagccaatcacaacacgacatgtgtcaatattagaacaaaactagaaactctcttctataaatagggatcattctcccacaataatctctaatgtcattttgtactaaactattcactagaactcactaaaccagagcttgaacctatgtatttgtgtaaacccttcacaattaatgagaactcctctactccgtggacgtagccaatctgggtgaaccacgtacatcctgtgtttgcttctctgcctctattcatttacgtacttatcctcactagtgaccgaagcaaccaagcgaaggtcacaaaacctgacactttctgttgtaccaaagtcttcgctgattttgtgcatcaacaatccctatttatagaagagagtttctagttttgttttaacattgacacgtgtcgtgttgtgattggcttctgatgttgacacgtgtcgcgatgtgattggcttctgatgttgacatgtgtcgcattgtgattggcctcctggttgaagggaagctcttctgggttcttgacggtataatgttgaccggtgctcagtagtttcgggattggtcaagtatagtacaaacagtgctcccctaagttcccgagtgagggaagctcctcggttggggacttgcaagatccaagccactgagtaatcacgaaacttctaagtaccgaagtgtggtatcattttcatgtgccttatctgtctcatatgtagatgtggcatcttctctggaagtacttttcctccatccatgggtggtatctttaaccgatgaagatgcacaaggtaatgtatcaatttcacttgaagcttacttgtagttttgggcttggtcaagtgcgatacaaaccctatagtaggagtcccccaagtcgccgagctaggagatctgccgaaagaggtgacagacaaggtaagcagtcaaacttccaagcaagcaacccaggatcggaagttcgacttcggcttcc
This genomic window contains:
- the LOC126623447 gene encoding probable LRR receptor-like serine/threonine-protein kinase At3g47570; amino-acid sequence: MGFPGIVVSVWSIFMQLFLLMVTSSSSTLGGDEVDRLSLLAFKAEIVSDRMAILASWNESLHFCEWPGISCGRRHQRVTVLDLRSSRLEGQLSPNIGNLSFLRTLNLENNRFNSTIPPEIGRLFRLQQLRLGNNSFRGDIPVNISRCSKLRYLDLGDNILGGKIHIEIGFLSNLQVLNLDRNNLSGEIPPSLGNLSSLQMLSLQQNDLQGGIPNSLGQLNSLKNLSLGYNNLSGTIPPSIYNLSSITIISVLENLLHGTLPPGLGHTIFPNLEAFYFHFNRFSGQIPVSISNASNLALFGISANMFTGRVPNLARMSNLFRVEMDANKLENNEEGDLDFLSSLVNCTNLERLDISDNNFGGVLPESLSNLSTRLEVMTLGGNYLSGSIPVDIGNLINLGVLGIGRNLLRGPIPSSISKLSKLYDLSLNHNELSGTIPSSVGNLTSLGRLLLMSNTLEGSIPPSLGECMNLQALVLSQNYLSGPIPHEVISLSSLSLALDLSSNKLTDSIPFEVGLLVKLASLDLSENQLSGGIPETLGRCISLTSLSLRGNSLLGTIPGSLSSLRGIEDIDLSRNKFVGSIPNYLGSLPFLLNLDLSYNDFQGAIPMEGVFNNTTVLHIKGNTRLCGGIPQLQLPKCNSKIFPWRKFLISFACGGCIGLILLLWCVILSPPEKTLSFMLLYLSRKARLKLTLGSSWEVSLLKVSYGDLLEATNGFSSRNLIGAGSFGSVYRGIINQEERIVAVKVLNAHCSREGFIAECEALKNIRHRNLIKLLTVCLSIDFQGNDFKALVYEFMTNGNLEEWLHFSAHRPPGAPIVHGHLNLIQRVNIAIDVANALNYLHNQCHIPIVHCDLKPSNVLLEGDMTARVADFGLARYVQDASCSLPSHRSTANVINGSIGYIAPEYGMGNEVSAYGDVYSYGILLLEMLTRKRPTDEMFKDGLTLHNFVQMALPERVEEICDPVLLQVKTSSICSNTTNNRNHVQDDQRQRISKCLVIMAKIGVACSADLPRERMDIGRVVEGLCLVRDVLTGTSIPIYHMITA